Proteins from one Bacteroidota bacterium genomic window:
- the xseB gene encoding exodeoxyribonuclease VII small subunit — protein MPKKEITYQQAIIEIEDILSKIENEELDVDDLTVKVKRVASLIKTCKDKLHTTEQEVNKILKEVDNNSKDNSPSGSTETEDE, from the coding sequence ATGCCAAAAAAAGAAATCACCTATCAACAAGCAATAATAGAAATAGAAGATATCCTTTCAAAAATAGAAAACGAAGAATTGGATGTCGATGATCTCACCGTAAAAGTTAAACGGGTGGCCTCATTGATCAAAACATGCAAAGACAAACTGCATACTACAGAACAGGAAGTAAATAAAATTTTAAAAGAAGTAGATAATAATTCAAAGGATAATTCACCTTCCGGTTCAACAGAAACAGAAG